A region from the Coffea eugenioides isolate CCC68of chromosome 9, Ceug_1.0, whole genome shotgun sequence genome encodes:
- the LOC113782023 gene encoding protein IN2-1 homolog B-like, whose protein sequence is MASGCLHLLLLVTSSSKPPADIFDGTSRLLVAYLCPFAKAAWIARNYKGLQDRVKLIAIDLESWPAWYQQKLYPANEVRYLLALCADNNQVKGGSIEIINYFEENFEGPSVLPDDPARKAFAEKLLSYSNSFYGGVISSFMANGAGKTGAAFDYLEDALGKFDDGPFFLGQFSLVDMVFAPHVEMFQPFLLDFKKYDITEGRPKLAAWIEEVNKIKAYTATKFDPDKLLATLKRRFKFKVVTPVFSLSGWSVENLLCPFIFLCI, encoded by the exons ATGGCTTCTGG GTGCCTCCACCTGCTCTTACTAGTTACTTCTTCCTCAAAACCACCAGCTGACATCTTTGATGGAACCTCCA GGTTGCTCGTTGCTTACCTATGCCCGTTTGCAAAAGCAGCATGGATCGCAAGGAATTACAAG GGATTGCAAGATAGGGTAAAACTGATTGCTATTGACCTAGAGAGTTGGCCAGCCTGGTACCAGCAGAAGCTTTACCCAGCAAACGAGGTTAGATATTTACTTGCGCTAT GTGCCGACAACAATCAAGTTAAAGGAGGCTCTATTGAAATAATCAACTATTTCGAGGAAAACTTTGAAGGTCCTTCAGTTCTTCCTGAT GATCCTGCCAGGAAAGCATTCGCTGAAAAGTTGCTTTCCTACTCCAACTCTTTCTATGGAGGTGTAATTTCTTCTTTCATGGCAAATGGAGCAGGTAAAACTG GTGCTGCTTTTGATTACCTTGAGGATGCCCTTGGCAAATTTGATGATGGTCCTTTTTTCCTTGGACAATTCAGTCTG GTGGATATGGTTTTTGCTCCACACGTTGAAATGTTCCAACCATTCCTATTGGATTTCAAGAAGTATGATATTACAGAGGGCAGGCCAAAACTAGCAGCATGGATTGAG GAAGTTAATAAGATTAAGGCTTATACAGCGACAAAGTTTGATCCTGACAAGCTTTTAGCAACTCTGAAAAGACGTTTTAAG TTTAAGGTTGTAACACCTGTATTTTCGTTATCCGGCTGGTCTGTAGAGAATTTACTGTGTCCTTTTATCTTCTTGTGCATTTGA
- the LOC113782924 gene encoding protein IN2-1 homolog B-like, which yields MASGVKEVLPPTLDPASEFPADIFDGTTKLFIAYVCPFAQRVWITRNCKGLQDKIKVIAVDLDNRPAWYKEKVYPANKVPSLVHNNEVKGESLDLIRYLDEMFEGPSLLPEDPAKREFAEELLSYSDSFNGAVFSSIRADGIGDVGSAVDYLENALGKFDDGPFFLETFSLVDVAYAPFVERFQPFLLDVKKYDITEGRPKLAAWIEEVNKIEAYKATKYDQNELLAALKRRFGLDTA from the exons ATGGCTTCTGG TGTGAAAGAGGTGCTTCCACCCACTCTTGATCCTGCCTCAGAATTTCCTGCTGACATCTTTGATGGAACCACCAA GTTGTTCATAGCTTACGTATGCCCGTTTGCACAACGTGTGTGGATCACAAGGAATTGCAAG GGATTGCAAGATAAGATAAAAGTGATTGCTGTTGACCTAGATAATAGGCCAGCCTGGTATAAGGAGAAAGTTTACCCAGCAAACAAG GTGCCGTCTCTGGTACATAATAATGAAGTAAAAGGAGAGTCTCTCGATCTAATCAGATATCTGGATGAAATGTTTGAAGGTCCTTCACTTCTTCCTGAG GACCCTGCTAAGAGAGAGTTTGCAGAAGAGTTGTTGTCCTACTCCGACTCCTTTAATGGAGCTGTATTTTCTTCTATCAGAGCAGATGGAATTGGTGACGTTG GTTCTGCTGTTGATTACCTTGAGAATGCCCTTGGCAAATTCGATGATGGTCCTTTTTTCCTTGAAACCTTCAGTCTG GTGGATGTAGCTTATGCTCCATTTGTTGAAAGGTTCCAACCCTTCCTGCTGGACGTGAAGAAGTATGATATTACAGAGGGCAGGCCAAAACTGGCAGCATGGATTGAG GAAGTTAACAAGATCGAGGCTTACAAAGCGACAAAATATGATCAAAACGAGCTTTTAGCAGCTTTAAAAAGACGTTTCGGTCTTGACACG GCCTGA